The Listeria monocytogenes genome window below encodes:
- a CDS encoding DUF4097 family beta strand repeat-containing protein — MDKKLRRSRVDRKVGGVFGGLAEFLGIDATLLRLIYIIITIITMKTGIAIIAYIVALFVIPSSDTSNEEVLERHRRRVEEKRNRHLGRNQARQKVREAMRNSHHHRRPKSGNAEPIHHGPRKKEARPRPVREFNFDSATFRSFTIRVATGDVIIRSWDKEQMKIRAVLAVHEKARSIRQLSEEKLWDYFFSQTMLDISPDSFTFESKNELLKTDLVVTIPKRLYEQVKIQLLNGNLKYDDTAAEDAIIKTRHGDIRSSGASGKFLSTESADGEIFFKRSTVENVDMSTAKGDIALQGSFHTTIAKAAQGDVEYILENDTSSAADLEALNGDIRIQIPPTWNVDGTLATKKEKIYFDLKNAKIWDDADRTFVFTQNAEEISMATLQAKVGNGIIKVSELETKNV, encoded by the coding sequence ATGGATAAAAAATTAAGAAGATCAAGAGTGGACCGGAAAGTCGGCGGTGTGTTTGGTGGGCTAGCTGAGTTTCTAGGAATAGATGCCACACTTCTGCGACTAATTTATATTATCATCACCATTATTACGATGAAAACCGGTATTGCGATTATCGCTTATATAGTAGCCTTGTTTGTGATTCCTTCTTCTGATACAAGTAATGAAGAAGTACTTGAACGGCATCGTCGTCGCGTGGAGGAAAAAAGAAATCGTCACCTAGGACGTAATCAAGCTAGACAGAAAGTGCGAGAAGCGATGAGAAATAGCCATCATCACAGAAGACCAAAATCAGGAAATGCCGAACCAATTCATCACGGCCCAAGGAAGAAAGAAGCACGTCCTCGACCAGTACGAGAATTCAATTTTGATAGTGCGACTTTCCGTTCCTTTACTATTAGAGTTGCGACAGGTGATGTTATTATCCGTTCTTGGGACAAAGAACAAATGAAAATCCGCGCAGTATTAGCAGTACATGAAAAAGCGCGCTCCATTCGTCAACTAAGTGAAGAAAAATTATGGGATTACTTCTTTAGTCAAACAATGCTTGATATTTCTCCAGATAGCTTCACTTTTGAATCCAAAAATGAACTTTTAAAAACCGATTTAGTTGTTACTATTCCAAAACGTTTATATGAGCAAGTAAAAATTCAGCTCTTGAACGGCAATTTGAAATATGATGATACTGCTGCTGAAGATGCTATTATTAAAACGCGTCATGGTGATATTCGTTCATCTGGAGCTAGCGGTAAATTCTTGAGCACAGAATCAGCGGATGGAGAAATTTTCTTCAAACGCAGCACAGTAGAAAATGTGGATATGTCTACTGCTAAAGGAGATATTGCACTTCAAGGTAGCTTCCATACAACGATTGCCAAAGCAGCGCAAGGTGACGTTGAGTATATACTTGAAAACGATACTTCTTCGGCTGCAGATTTAGAAGCACTAAATGGCGATATTCGAATTCAAATTCCACCAACATGGAATGTCGATGGAACATTGGCTACTAAAAAAGAAAAAATCTATTTTGACTTAAAAAATGCAAAAATTTGGGACGATGCGGATAGAACTTTTGTTTTCACTCAAAATGCAGAAGAAATAAGCATGGCGACACTTCAAGCAAAAGTAGGAAATGGAATTATCAAGGTTTCGGAACTCGAAACAAAAAACGTTTAA
- a CDS encoding DUF4097 family beta strand repeat-containing protein: MENERKRILELVKQGIISTEEALTLLENISKKEGKTAAKENIRRSAAPSEEEQVEKEIEEELSYDYSKGWNNQGNPYTPPKSRKRRPEPTPENRERYEEEDGESSSKDREESMRNMVNDLSQAGEKIGSFLNSAFKQVKDMPFPFLTSTKIERDFIYHDTTLSILEFEIANGNIEFKPSDSNDIKVHAMIKLFKEYPEDEALKIFFDKTTLRVDEETLRFESKSKQIVTNLTVYLPRREYDYVSIKMLNGNFHMDELSGRDLFVKTTNGNISIGTLNATLAEIESINGNVRIQNGEIRDVALKTFNGNVAVKGNYYSTNLQTKNGNVNYQLTGNEATFLKAKTGAGNIDVVVPAAIGVDGRFHTNLGKLLLDLKDAEILESKTESVSKSIIFTKLPDAADSSLKIEAEATTGSVKIRDVK; this comes from the coding sequence ATGGAAAATGAACGCAAACGTATTCTTGAATTAGTCAAACAAGGTATTATCTCCACTGAAGAAGCTCTTACATTACTTGAGAATATTTCTAAAAAAGAAGGTAAAACAGCAGCAAAAGAAAATATTCGTCGTTCTGCAGCTCCAAGCGAAGAAGAACAAGTCGAAAAAGAAATAGAAGAAGAATTATCGTATGATTACAGTAAAGGCTGGAACAATCAAGGCAATCCTTACACACCTCCAAAAAGTCGTAAAAGACGTCCTGAGCCAACTCCAGAAAATCGTGAAAGATACGAGGAAGAAGATGGCGAAAGTTCTTCTAAAGACCGTGAAGAGTCCATGCGCAATATGGTTAATGATTTATCCCAAGCGGGTGAAAAAATCGGTTCTTTCCTCAACAGTGCTTTTAAACAAGTGAAGGATATGCCATTCCCATTCTTAACTTCAACAAAAATCGAACGTGACTTCATTTATCATGATACAACACTGTCTATTTTAGAATTTGAAATTGCTAATGGTAACATTGAATTTAAACCATCCGATTCGAACGACATTAAAGTTCACGCGATGATTAAACTATTTAAAGAATATCCAGAAGATGAAGCACTTAAAATCTTCTTTGACAAAACGACCTTGCGTGTAGATGAAGAAACTTTACGTTTTGAGTCTAAATCGAAACAAATCGTTACAAACTTAACTGTATACTTGCCTCGTCGTGAGTATGATTATGTTTCCATTAAAATGCTTAATGGTAACTTCCATATGGATGAATTATCTGGTCGTGATTTATTTGTAAAAACAACCAATGGTAATATCAGTATTGGCACTTTAAACGCTACTTTGGCAGAAATTGAGTCCATTAATGGTAACGTTCGTATCCAAAATGGTGAAATTCGTGATGTTGCACTGAAAACATTCAACGGTAACGTGGCAGTAAAAGGTAATTATTACTCTACCAATTTACAAACTAAAAATGGTAATGTAAATTATCAACTAACTGGAAATGAAGCTACTTTCTTAAAAGCAAAAACCGGTGCAGGTAATATCGATGTGGTTGTACCCGCAGCAATTGGTGTAGATGGCCGTTTCCACACAAACTTAGGTAAATTACTTTTAGATTTAAAAGATGCCGAAATTCTTGAATCTAAAACAGAGTCCGTAAGTAAATCAATTATTTTCACTAAACTACCAGATGCAGCTGATTCTTCCTTGAAAATTGAAGCGGAAGCAACTACTGGCTCCGTAAAAATTCGCGATGTAAAATAA